The following proteins are co-located in the Pyxicephalus adspersus chromosome Z, UCB_Pads_2.0, whole genome shotgun sequence genome:
- the LOC140344623 gene encoding galectin-4-like, which yields MSYVPAQGYYPLYNPPIPCRSPVYGGLRPGMAIYITGMVPHHANTFAVNLGCGQHDGTDVALHFNPRFQGKDRVIFNSFQSGSWGSEEKRKDGFPFHKGGHFEMNILVNPGGYQIIVNGAPFYEFRHRIPMERVECVHVAGDVTIQSITTVGGGAPMGAPAYQQGGAMTLPAYPNMSIPAMGGPVYNPPVPYYGNIPGGVSPKRTFVVRGFIPQGGQSFHLNFKSSSTNEIALHFNVRLNEGAVVRNSFIRGNWGNEERGSPFNPFIPGQYFDISIRTGNGRYKVFVNGQQFCEFVHRFPNLQMIDTLEIGGNIVLSLVQF from the exons ATGTCGTACGTTCCAGCTCAGGGATACTATCCATTGTACAACCCA cCTATCCCCTGCAGAAGTCCCGTCTATGGCGGCCTACGCCCTGGGATGGCTATTTACATTACCGGAATGGTTCCTCATCACGCAAACAC tttcgCTGTAAATTTGGGTTGTGGTCAGCACGATGGCACAGATGTTGCATTGCATTTTAATCCCCGCTTCCAGGGAAAGGACAGAGTGATCTTCAACTCCTTCCAGTCCGGTTCCTGGGGAAGtgaggagaaaagaaaagatggcTTCCCTTTCCACAAAGGAGGTCATTTCGAGATGAATATTTTGGTCAACCCTGGAGGCTACCAG ATAATTGTGAACGGAGCTCCATTCTATGAGTTTCGCCACAGGATACCTATGGAACGAGTGGAATGTGTGCACGTGGCCGGAGATGTCACTATCCAGTCCATAACCACTGTTGGAGGAGGG GCTCCAATGGGTGCTCCTGCTTATCAACAAGGAGGT gCAATGACACTGCCAGCTTACCCAAACATGAGCATACCA GCAATGGGAGGACCTGTGTACAACCCG CCAGTTCCATATTATGGAAACATACCTGGAGGTGTATCACCCAAGAGGACCTTTGTAGTGAGAGGCTTTATACCCCAAGGAGGGCAAAG tttccacCTTAACTTCAAGTCATCGTCCACCAATGAGATTGCTCTGCATTTTAACGTCCGTTTGAACGAGGGTGCAGTGGTGAGAAACAGCTTCATAAGAGGAAACTGGGGCAATGAGGAAAGGGGTTCCCCATTCAATCCCTTCATACCCGGCCAGTATTTTGAT ATCTCCATCCGTACAGGCAATGGACGTTACAAGGTATTTGTGAATGGACAGCAGTTCTGTGAATTCGTCCACCGCTTTCCCAACCTGCAGATGATCGACACCTTGGAAATTGGAGGAAATATCGTCTTGTCACTTGTACAGTTTTAG
- the ECH1 gene encoding delta(3,5)-Delta(2,4)-dienoyl-CoA isomerase, mitochondrial, whose protein sequence is MAVFRGLLQRDLQKAFLGLRNMSSEAGLASYNYATLKVTAPGDHIFHVELNRPEKRNAMNKDFWREMVLCFRALSDDCNCRVVVVSGAGKMFTSGIDLMDLAGDFLQHEEDDAARIAWNVRKKIKDYQESFSVIEKVGVNGALFLYGIHSIDLMDLAGEFLQHEEDDVARIAWNVRKKIKDYQESFSVIEKNSPCLLQEVDVGLAADVGTLQRLPSVIGSRSLASELAFTARKMMSDEALSSGFVSRVFPDKSSLLSACFDLASEIASKSPVAVQGTKVNLVYARDHSVQESLDYMATWNMSMLQTEDIMKSAQAALQKKNPKDVTFSKL, encoded by the exons ACTTGCAAAAGGCATTTCTGGGACTGCGAAACATGTCTTCCGAGGCTGGACTAGCATCGTATAACTATGCAACACTAAAAGTCACAGCGCCAGGAGATCACATTTTCCATGTAGAACTAAACCGCCCAGAGAAAAGAAATGCTATGAATAAAGATTTCTGGAG GGAGATGGTCCTCTGCTTCCGTGCATTATCAGACGATTGTAACTGTAGAGTGGTCGTTGTTTCCGGTGCTGGTAAAATGTTCACATCAG GTATTGACCTTATGGACCTCGCTGGTGATTTTTTGCAACATGAGGAGGACGATGCTGCAAGAATTGCCTGGAACGTGCGCAAGAAGATAAAAGATTATCAGGAATCATTTAGTGTTATTGAGAAGGTTGGTGTGAATGGTGCTTTATTCTTATATGGTATACACA GTATTGACCTTATGGACCTCGCCGGTGAATTTTTGCAACATGAGGAGGACGACGTTGCAAGAATTGCCTGGAACGTGCGCAAGAAGATAAAAGATTATCAGGAATCATTTAGTGTTATTGAGAAG aattcgcCCTGTCTCCTGCAGGAAGTAGATGTGGGTCTGGCAGCTGATGTAGGAACCCTTCAACGTTTGCCAAGCGTCATTGGGAGCAGAag CTTGGCCAGTGAGCTGGCTTTCACCGCTAGAAAAATGATGTCAGATGAAGCCTTGAGCAGTGGCTTTGTGAg CCGTGTGTTCCCCGATAAGTCTTCCCTCCTATCTGCCTGCTTTGACCTGGCCTCTGAGATTGCCAGCAAGAGCCCTGTAGCTGTTCAGGGAACCAAAGTCAACCTTGTCTATGCTCGAGATCACTCCGTGCAGGAGAGTCTGGATTATATG GCTACATGGAACATGAGTATGCTGCAGACCGAGGACATCATGAAATCCGCCCAAGCTGCCCTTCAAAAGAAGAACCCTAAAGATGTTACATTCTCTAAACTGTAA